Proteins from one Flavobacterium sp. N2038 genomic window:
- a CDS encoding PIN-like domain-containing protein, with protein sequence MKILIDTNIFLDFYRSNSASIHIFSTLIENIDKFILTDQIIQEFERSREGVIKSVQERFQIESKLDNFSSSYLQNLPEFKTLVDIQKQYSAQQKIVSSSISDILKDSAKDPIANYFKEFVNESLKEDKVYFTTDEIVSKAVKRKNIGNPPTSSKFSLGDEINWEIILANIQEDIILVGRDNTYVNNLSFLQKDYHKQTGYDIIDLTDRISFALDIAGIKISEALIKEENKVIEDLKHYDEFWRYKAREE encoded by the coding sequence ATGAAAATACTTATTGATACCAACATATTTTTAGATTTTTATCGCTCGAATAGTGCGTCGATACATATTTTTAGCACGCTAATTGAAAACATTGATAAATTCATTTTAACTGATCAGATAATTCAGGAATTTGAAAGAAGTAGGGAAGGCGTCATAAAAAGTGTTCAGGAAAGGTTTCAAATAGAATCTAAATTAGATAATTTTTCAAGTTCATATCTTCAGAACTTGCCAGAATTTAAGACGCTAGTAGATATCCAAAAGCAATATAGTGCCCAACAAAAGATTGTCAGTTCAAGTATTTCTGATATCTTAAAAGATTCTGCTAAAGACCCTATTGCAAATTATTTTAAGGAATTTGTAAATGAATCTTTAAAAGAAGATAAAGTCTATTTTACTACTGATGAAATAGTAAGTAAGGCTGTGAAAAGAAAAAATATAGGGAATCCTCCAACTTCTAGTAAATTTTCCCTAGGAGATGAAATTAATTGGGAAATTATCTTAGCAAATATTCAAGAAGATATAATTTTAGTTGGACGAGATAATACTTATGTGAATAATCTTTCATTTTTGCAGAAGGATTATCATAAACAAACGGGTTATGATATCATAGATTTGACAGATAGAATATCTTTTGCTTTAGATATAGCAGGAATTAAAATATCGGAGGCCTTAATAAAAGAAGAAAATAAAGTTATTGAAGATTTAAAACATTATGATGAGTTTTGGAGATATAAAGCTCGAGAAGAATAA
- a CDS encoding YegP family protein — protein sequence MGKFVITKRVNGEFQFNLKAGNGQTILTSEGYTTKAACLNGIESVKTNSQDDNRFDRRESSNGKPYFNLRASNGQIIGSSEMYESVAARENGVESVKKNAPDSLIEDQE from the coding sequence ATGGGAAAATTTGTTATTACAAAAAGAGTTAATGGTGAATTCCAATTTAATCTTAAGGCTGGAAATGGTCAGACGATCCTAACAAGTGAAGGTTATACCACCAAGGCGGCTTGTTTGAATGGAATAGAATCTGTTAAGACAAATTCGCAAGATGATAATAGATTTGATAGAAGAGAATCTTCAAACGGAAAACCTTATTTTAATTTGAGAGCATCAAATGGTCAAATTATTGGATCAAGCGAGATGTATGAAAGTGTTGCGGCTAGAGAGAATGGTGTTGAATCTGTAAAGAAAAATGCTCCAGACTCATTAATTGAAGATCAGGAATAA
- a CDS encoding helix-turn-helix domain-containing protein, with product MSTATKPNHIGRKISRIRELRDMKQEALAQALGMSQQTVSAIENSETIEEEKLIEIAKALGVTAEAIKSFSEENMINYFNTFNDSQGNFGNFGNNSCNFNPLDKVVELYERLVQAEKDKVEYLEKILKEK from the coding sequence ATGAGCACAGCAACAAAACCAAATCACATAGGCCGTAAAATAAGCCGTATTCGTGAGCTTCGTGATATGAAACAAGAAGCTTTGGCACAAGCTTTAGGCATGAGCCAGCAAACTGTATCTGCAATAGAAAACAGCGAAACTATAGAAGAAGAAAAATTAATCGAAATAGCAAAAGCACTTGGTGTTACTGCTGAAGCTATAAAAAGTTTTTCAGAGGAAAATATGATTAATTATTTTAATACTTTCAACGATAGTCAAGGAAACTTTGGGAATTTCGGAAATAACAGTTGCAATTTCAATCCTCTAGATAAAGTGGTTGAACTTTATGAGCGTTTGGTTCAGGCTGAAAAAGATAAAGTAGAGTATTTAGAAAAAATATTGAAGGAGAAATAA
- a CDS encoding YybH family protein yields MRHLKSLFLVFLLMLSFKGICQDKISQQVLERLKAQQTCWNNGDLEGYLNFYAPVDSVRMIYSGGVVYGKNNITDFYKKYWPKERMGKLTMTDFVIEPLSKKDAFVNAKFSVEAPNGKNSSGQFSGIMRKIKDVWYLYVDHSG; encoded by the coding sequence ATGCGTCACTTAAAATCTTTATTTCTCGTTTTTTTGCTTATGCTTTCCTTTAAAGGCATTTGTCAGGATAAAATTTCACAACAAGTACTCGAACGTTTAAAAGCACAGCAAACCTGCTGGAATAACGGCGATCTCGAAGGCTACCTCAACTTTTATGCTCCCGTAGATTCTGTTCGTATGATCTACAGCGGCGGTGTAGTTTACGGAAAAAACAATATCACAGATTTCTATAAAAAATACTGGCCGAAAGAAAGAATGGGAAAACTGACTATGACCGATTTTGTTATTGAACCACTTTCAAAAAAAGATGCTTTTGTAAATGCCAAATTTAGTGTAGAAGCTCCGAATGGTAAAAACAGTTCCGGGCAGTTTTCCGGAATAATGCGAAAAATAAAAGATGTCTGGTATTTGTATGTCGATCATTCCGGATAA
- a CDS encoding enoyl-CoA hydratase/isomerase family protein encodes MSSENAKGSLETSFQNTIATVEFGHPASNSFPRQLLDRLTAEINLLSRNENVSVIILKSEGVRAFCSGASFDELLEVENVEQGTEFFSGFAHLLNAMRNCNKLIIGRVQGKAVGGGVGIIAACDYVFATPESDVKLSELAIGIGPFVIEPAVSRKIGKTAMTEMTLAAHEWKSAEWAFQKGLFSVVCESFSLDLKIDNFAQKLSSYNPEALLEMKKIIWENTENWESLLFERAAITGKLVLSDFSRNALKQFKK; translated from the coding sequence ATGAGTTCAGAAAATGCAAAAGGGAGTTTAGAAACTTCTTTTCAAAATACTATTGCAACCGTTGAGTTTGGTCATCCTGCGAGTAATTCTTTTCCGCGTCAGTTATTAGATCGCCTTACAGCAGAAATTAATTTGTTGAGCCGAAATGAAAATGTTTCGGTAATTATATTAAAAAGTGAAGGAGTCAGAGCCTTTTGTTCCGGTGCCTCTTTTGATGAACTTTTAGAAGTTGAAAATGTGGAGCAGGGAACAGAATTTTTCTCTGGTTTTGCTCATTTGCTCAATGCGATGCGCAATTGCAATAAATTGATTATTGGCCGTGTTCAGGGAAAAGCGGTTGGCGGCGGCGTTGGTATTATTGCTGCTTGCGATTATGTTTTTGCAACTCCCGAAAGCGATGTGAAATTGTCTGAACTGGCAATTGGGATTGGACCTTTTGTTATCGAACCTGCAGTTTCCCGAAAAATTGGTAAAACAGCAATGACCGAAATGACGCTTGCTGCGCATGAATGGAAATCGGCAGAATGGGCTTTTCAAAAAGGACTTTTCTCGGTAGTTTGTGAATCTTTTAGTCTGGATCTTAAAATAGATAATTTCGCTCAAAAGTTAAGTTCGTATAATCCGGAAGCTTTGCTGGAAATGAAAAAGATTATTTGGGAGAATACTGAAAATTGGGAATCATTGCTTTTTGAGCGCGCTGCAATTACAGGAAAATTGGTTCTGTCTGACTTTAGCAGAAATGCATTAAAACAATTTAAAAAATAA
- a CDS encoding 6-pyruvoyl trahydropterin synthase family protein: MSNIRITKQFSFETGHALYGYDGKCKNVHGHSYKLSVTVIGSPITDRSNVKFGMVIDFSDLKKIVKEEIVDQFDHATVFNQTTPHIELANELKNRGHHVILVDYQPTSENMVVDFAERIIGRLPAGISLFSLKLQETESSFAEWYASDNI, translated from the coding sequence ATGAGTAATATCAGAATTACAAAACAATTTAGTTTCGAAACCGGACATGCTTTGTACGGTTATGACGGAAAATGCAAGAATGTTCACGGCCACAGTTATAAATTGTCGGTAACCGTTATTGGTTCGCCAATTACTGACCGATCGAATGTGAAGTTTGGAATGGTAATTGACTTTTCTGACCTAAAGAAAATTGTAAAAGAAGAAATCGTCGATCAGTTTGATCATGCTACTGTTTTTAATCAGACAACACCGCATATTGAACTGGCAAATGAATTGAAAAATCGTGGCCATCATGTAATTTTGGTAGATTATCAGCCAACAAGTGAAAATATGGTGGTAGATTTTGCAGAAAGAATTATTGGAAGACTTCCGGCTGGAATTTCTCTTTTTTCCCTTAAACTTCAGGAAACAGAATCTTCATTTGCAGAATGGTACGCATCGGATAATATCTAA
- a CDS encoding UDP-2,3-diacylglucosamine diphosphatase, with amino-acid sequence MKKIYFASDQHFGAPTPELSLPREKKFVAWLDEVKEDAEAIFLLGDLFDFWFEYKTVVPKGFVRILGKLAEIRDSGIPIYFFVGNHDLWMNDYFETELNIPVYHDNKEFTFNGKTFLIGHGDGKGPGDKGYKRMKKVFTNPFSKWLFRWLHPDVGVSLAQYLSVKNKLISGDEDVKFLGEENEWLVLYAKRKLETKHYNYFIFGHRHLPMIIPVGEDSNYVNLGDWIGYFTYGVFDGEKFELKKFEK; translated from the coding sequence ATGAAAAAAATATATTTTGCTTCAGATCAGCATTTTGGTGCACCGACTCCAGAATTGAGTCTTCCGCGTGAGAAAAAATTCGTGGCCTGGTTAGATGAGGTTAAAGAAGATGCCGAAGCAATTTTTCTGTTGGGTGATTTATTTGATTTTTGGTTCGAATATAAAACAGTTGTGCCAAAAGGTTTCGTACGTATTTTGGGCAAATTAGCAGAAATTCGCGATAGCGGAATTCCGATTTATTTTTTCGTTGGAAATCATGATTTATGGATGAACGATTACTTTGAAACCGAATTGAATATTCCGGTTTATCATGATAATAAAGAATTTACTTTTAACGGAAAAACTTTTTTAATAGGTCATGGTGACGGAAAAGGCCCCGGCGATAAAGGGTATAAAAGAATGAAAAAGGTATTTACAAATCCTTTTTCAAAATGGCTTTTCCGTTGGCTTCATCCGGATGTTGGAGTAAGTTTAGCACAATATTTATCGGTCAAAAACAAACTGATTTCCGGAGACGAAGATGTTAAGTTTCTTGGAGAAGAAAATGAGTGGCTGGTTTTGTACGCCAAACGAAAACTGGAGACCAAGCATTACAATTATTTCATTTTTGGACACCGTCATTTACCAATGATTATTCCTGTGGGTGAAGATTCTAACTATGTGAATCTTGGCGATTGGATAGGTTATTTTACCTACGGTGTTTTTGATGGTGAAAAATTTGAACTTAAGAAATTCGAAAAATAA
- a CDS encoding cytochrome c3 family protein encodes MKKCCLILALFVLAISLTNCSNKSDEYIDPRGTDYAGSESCIQCHQQQYESTLHTSHFKATSPPTKENILGHFTNGKNTFVYGKDIKIVMEERNDSLYQVLYKNGKEVEAYPFDVIFGTKHAQTSAYWKNHYPYELPISYYKSIHSWATSPGYSATIPNFERKIDKECFACHSSNIGSRFITTSSDSITFLTMDVEDFMNKKTLVYGIDCERCHGPAKKHVQTHLKFPDLKQAQNIIGFKNLNRQQKLDACALCHSGNDQAKLKSRFQYKPGESLNSYFRAYPGTKDSLNFDVHGNQLGLLSQSKCFKQSQTMDCTSCHNPHQDSSQNMAAYSKICMSCHQTAKHTPTTLKTISKSMLANNCVECHMPKQDSKAIHFQQSNTAAVTSYSLRTHKIGIYANTKKK; translated from the coding sequence ATGAAAAAATGCTGCCTCATTCTTGCACTTTTTGTACTCGCAATTTCCCTAACCAATTGCAGTAACAAATCTGATGAATACATTGATCCACGCGGAACCGATTATGCCGGTTCTGAAAGTTGCATTCAGTGTCACCAACAACAATACGAATCGACTTTACATACTTCACATTTTAAAGCCACGTCTCCACCAACAAAAGAGAACATTTTAGGTCATTTTACAAATGGAAAAAATACTTTTGTTTACGGCAAGGATATCAAAATAGTAATGGAAGAGCGTAATGATTCGCTTTATCAGGTTTTGTATAAAAATGGAAAAGAAGTTGAAGCTTACCCGTTTGACGTTATTTTTGGAACTAAACATGCGCAAACCAGTGCTTATTGGAAAAACCACTATCCATACGAATTGCCAATTTCATACTACAAATCGATACACAGTTGGGCAACAAGTCCCGGATATTCTGCTACTATTCCAAATTTTGAACGAAAAATAGATAAAGAATGTTTTGCCTGCCATAGTTCAAATATTGGCAGCAGATTTATTACCACAAGTTCAGACAGTATTACATTCCTAACCATGGATGTCGAAGACTTTATGAACAAGAAAACTTTAGTTTACGGAATTGATTGTGAGCGTTGCCACGGACCGGCAAAAAAACATGTTCAGACTCATTTAAAATTTCCTGATTTAAAACAGGCTCAAAATATCATTGGCTTTAAAAACCTAAACAGACAACAAAAACTAGATGCGTGCGCTTTGTGTCATTCTGGTAATGATCAGGCAAAATTAAAATCAAGATTTCAGTACAAACCAGGAGAAAGTCTCAACTCTTATTTTAGAGCCTATCCCGGCACCAAAGACAGTCTGAATTTTGATGTGCATGGTAATCAATTAGGATTACTTTCTCAGAGTAAATGTTTTAAACAAAGTCAAACTATGGATTGTACATCTTGCCATAATCCACATCAGGATTCATCGCAAAACATGGCTGCTTATTCTAAAATTTGCATGAGCTGTCATCAGACGGCCAAACATACTCCGACAACACTAAAAACAATTTCAAAATCAATGTTGGCTAATAATTGTGTAGAATGCCATATGCCAAAACAAGACTCGAAAGCTATACACTTTCAGCAATCAAATACTGCGGCGGTAACAAGTTATTCTCTGCGAACGCATAAAATTGGGATCTATGCGAATACTAAAAAGAAGTAA
- a CDS encoding alpha/beta fold hydrolase, producing MKFLFTTLLLAVSFFTNGQNLYIKTYGNEKNKALIFIHGGPSGNATLFEGTTAQNLANQGFYVIAYDRRGEGRSTDPNAKFTYEEAFRDLNSIYKTYHLKKAVLLSHSFGGLVATLYTNKYPKNVSALVLAGALFSQQETYDHILDTLKKKYSSDAEQLKKINTVENLNKNTAEYRKGCFELAGENGFFKMPKPTEDSKKFYNNYESGVFFKTNIRNKNAPLLFYQNEKQNNIDTRPVLKQIKASGVPIFGIYGKDDGIFSSAQINSMKAITGEKHFAFLDNCSHYLFVDQQKKFLSYLKYWLK from the coding sequence ATGAAGTTTTTATTCACAACTTTGTTACTTGCAGTATCCTTTTTCACAAACGGACAAAACCTTTATATCAAAACATACGGAAACGAAAAGAATAAAGCTCTAATTTTTATTCACGGAGGTCCAAGCGGCAACGCAACTTTATTTGAAGGAACAACGGCTCAAAATCTGGCTAATCAAGGTTTTTATGTCATTGCATACGATCGAAGAGGTGAAGGAAGATCTACAGATCCTAATGCGAAGTTTACCTATGAAGAAGCTTTTCGGGATTTAAATTCTATTTATAAAACATATCATTTAAAAAAAGCTGTTTTACTTAGTCATAGCTTCGGAGGTTTAGTCGCTACACTTTACACCAATAAGTATCCAAAAAATGTAAGTGCTTTGGTATTAGCCGGAGCTTTATTTTCACAACAGGAAACTTACGACCATATTCTAGACACTTTGAAGAAGAAATACAGCAGTGATGCTGAACAATTAAAGAAAATAAATACTGTCGAAAATCTGAATAAAAACACTGCCGAATATAGAAAAGGCTGCTTTGAACTTGCGGGAGAAAACGGCTTTTTTAAAATGCCAAAACCAACCGAAGACTCAAAAAAGTTTTATAATAATTACGAATCAGGTGTTTTTTTTAAAACCAATATCCGAAACAAAAATGCACCATTACTTTTCTATCAAAATGAAAAGCAAAACAACATCGATACCCGACCTGTTTTAAAACAGATTAAAGCTTCGGGAGTTCCTATTTTTGGAATTTACGGCAAAGATGACGGCATTTTTTCATCAGCACAAATTAATTCTATGAAAGCTATAACAGGAGAAAAACATTTTGCTTTTTTAGACAATTGCTCGCATTATTTATTTGTTGACCAGCAGAAAAAATTTCTTTCCTACCTAAAATATTGGCTGAAATAA
- a CDS encoding MFS transporter, with product MTTKSNKPDPYQALRYREFNVFLLLRFCMVFAWAMQFIVIEWQVYSLTKNPLSLGIIGLMEVIPAVSMALFAGHIVDQREKKGLLVKCILGFSVISFGLFLLTWPKVVGDLSPTVVLYSIYALVFLGGLVRAFLGPTIFSLLSLIIPKKAYPNAATWSSSVWQIAAVMGPAVAGFSINWIGVHWSMCLVFGFSLLSLIALSQISKKPIINPKIGESIKDSLTEGLTFVFRNQIVLGALSLDMIAVLFGGAVALLPVFAQDILKVGSEGFGILRAAPAVGSFITMLVSAYVPLYKNAGKKLLVAIFVFGLSIILFGLSTSFWLSVFALFLSGLSDGISVVIRQTILQLKTPDHMRGRVGAVNSIFVGSSNELGAFESGATAKLMGTVTSVVFGGSITLLTVLGFGFISPTFRNLDLKKDMDDHHNQE from the coding sequence ATGACAACTAAATCAAACAAGCCAGATCCGTATCAGGCACTTCGTTATAGAGAATTCAACGTGTTTTTATTACTGCGTTTCTGCATGGTTTTTGCCTGGGCTATGCAGTTTATCGTAATTGAGTGGCAAGTTTACAGTTTAACCAAAAATCCGCTTTCGCTAGGGATTATCGGTTTAATGGAAGTTATACCGGCCGTTTCAATGGCTCTTTTTGCAGGACATATTGTCGATCAACGAGAAAAAAAAGGATTACTGGTAAAATGTATACTAGGTTTTTCGGTAATTAGTTTTGGATTGTTTTTATTGACCTGGCCAAAAGTTGTTGGTGATTTATCCCCAACTGTAGTTTTATATTCAATCTATGCTTTAGTTTTTCTGGGCGGATTGGTAAGAGCTTTTTTAGGACCAACTATTTTCTCACTTCTATCTCTGATTATCCCTAAAAAAGCATATCCAAATGCAGCTACCTGGAGTAGTTCGGTTTGGCAGATTGCAGCTGTGATGGGCCCGGCAGTAGCTGGATTCTCCATCAACTGGATTGGCGTTCACTGGTCAATGTGTCTGGTTTTCGGGTTCTCTCTTCTTTCCTTAATTGCCTTGTCACAAATAAGCAAAAAGCCAATCATAAACCCAAAAATTGGAGAATCTATAAAAGACAGTCTTACAGAAGGTTTAACTTTTGTTTTTAGAAATCAAATTGTTTTAGGTGCCTTATCCCTTGACATGATTGCTGTACTTTTTGGAGGCGCGGTGGCATTATTGCCCGTTTTTGCTCAAGACATTTTAAAAGTTGGTTCTGAAGGCTTTGGTATCTTAAGAGCTGCTCCTGCTGTAGGATCTTTTATTACGATGCTTGTTTCTGCTTATGTCCCTTTATATAAAAATGCAGGAAAGAAACTCTTAGTCGCCATATTTGTTTTTGGATTATCTATTATCTTGTTCGGTCTTTCTACGTCGTTCTGGCTTTCTGTTTTTGCTTTATTCCTGAGCGGCTTATCAGACGGAATTTCTGTAGTAATTCGCCAGACTATTTTACAGCTTAAAACTCCCGATCATATGCGTGGACGTGTTGGTGCTGTAAACTCTATTTTTGTTGGATCTTCTAATGAATTAGGTGCTTTTGAAAGCGGTGCAACTGCCAAATTAATGGGAACAGTCACTTCTGTTGTTTTTGGAGGAAGCATTACACTTTTGACCGTTTTAGGCTTTGGTTTTATATCTCCTACGTTTAGAAATTTAGATCTTAAAAAAGATATGGATGATCATCATAATCAGGAATAG
- the recJ gene encoding single-stranded-DNA-specific exonuclease RecJ, giving the protein MRWTIKPKPSEDKIKHLAQALNVEDFVATLLIQRGIETFDQAKNFFRPSLEHLHDPYLMKDMHKAVDRIEVAIANQENILVFGDYDVDGTTAVSLVSSYLKSHYPNIATYIPDRYDEGYGISYKGIDFADDNGFSLIIALDCGIKSIEHIAYAKSKNIDFIVCDHHRPGESLPNAVAILDPKRDDCFYPYDELCGCGVGFKLIQALGRNRNETIEDLVPYLDLVATAIAADIVPITGENRVLAYFGLKVINSEPRPGIKALVHQVKKKVLDITDVVFIISPRINAAGRIKHGNHAVELLTEFDFEQAQQFASEIEQYNADRKDLDKKITKEAFQQILENNEQERFSTVVFQEDWHKGVIGIVASRLIETYYRPTLVFTKSGDKYAASARSVKGFDVYNALDACSEHLEQFGGHMYAAGMTLKAENYPTFKAAFEKQVETTILPEMRTPEIEIDAEINFSEITPKLIRILKQFEPFGPQNMTPVFMTTNIKDTGYAKTLGAEEEHLRLFAKQTNSEGIAAIGFGLGKKIDLTKNQNTFQLAYTIAENEWNGNISTQLMLKDIRTNDN; this is encoded by the coding sequence ATGCGTTGGACCATAAAACCAAAACCTTCTGAAGATAAAATCAAACATTTGGCACAAGCCTTAAATGTAGAAGATTTTGTAGCAACACTTTTGATTCAGCGTGGAATTGAAACCTTTGATCAGGCAAAAAATTTCTTTCGCCCTTCATTAGAACATCTACATGATCCGTATTTGATGAAAGATATGCATAAAGCCGTTGACCGAATTGAAGTGGCTATTGCAAATCAGGAAAATATTTTGGTTTTTGGCGATTACGATGTCGACGGAACAACAGCGGTTTCTTTGGTTTCTTCCTATTTAAAATCACATTATCCGAACATTGCTACTTATATTCCGGATCGTTATGATGAAGGTTACGGAATCTCTTATAAAGGAATTGATTTTGCCGACGATAATGGATTTTCATTAATTATCGCGCTTGACTGTGGCATCAAATCAATTGAACATATCGCATATGCAAAATCAAAAAATATTGATTTTATTGTTTGCGATCACCACAGACCCGGAGAATCCCTTCCAAATGCAGTTGCCATTTTAGACCCAAAAAGAGATGACTGCTTTTACCCATATGATGAGTTATGTGGCTGTGGCGTTGGTTTTAAACTAATTCAGGCTTTGGGCCGAAATCGAAATGAAACAATTGAGGACTTAGTTCCGTATCTGGATTTAGTTGCCACTGCAATTGCGGCCGATATTGTTCCGATTACGGGTGAAAATCGAGTTTTAGCTTATTTTGGATTAAAGGTCATTAACAGCGAACCAAGACCCGGAATTAAAGCGTTGGTTCATCAGGTAAAAAAGAAAGTTTTAGACATCACAGATGTTGTTTTTATCATTTCTCCCCGAATTAATGCAGCAGGAAGAATCAAACATGGTAATCATGCCGTTGAATTATTAACTGAATTTGATTTTGAACAAGCGCAGCAATTCGCATCAGAAATTGAACAATACAATGCGGACAGAAAAGATCTGGATAAAAAAATAACCAAAGAAGCTTTTCAGCAGATTTTGGAAAACAACGAACAGGAACGTTTTTCTACCGTTGTTTTTCAGGAAGACTGGCATAAAGGCGTTATTGGGATTGTGGCTTCAAGATTAATCGAAACCTATTATCGTCCGACTTTGGTTTTTACCAAAAGTGGTGATAAATACGCCGCCTCTGCCCGATCGGTAAAAGGGTTTGATGTTTACAATGCACTAGATGCCTGTTCTGAACATCTGGAACAATTTGGAGGACATATGTACGCTGCGGGAATGACTTTAAAAGCTGAAAATTATCCCACTTTTAAAGCCGCTTTTGAAAAACAGGTTGAAACCACTATTCTACCGGAAATGCGAACTCCGGAAATCGAGATTGATGCCGAGATAAACTTCTCGGAAATTACACCAAAACTCATTCGGATTTTAAAACAATTTGAACCTTTTGGCCCACAGAATATGACGCCGGTTTTTATGACTACAAATATAAAAGATACCGGTTATGCCAAAACCTTAGGTGCAGAAGAAGAACATTTACGACTATTTGCAAAACAAACTAATTCTGAAGGAATTGCTGCCATTGGCTTTGGCCTTGGAAAAAAAATAGATCTTACAAAAAATCAAAATACATTTCAGCTCGCTTATACAATAGCTGAAAATGAATGGAACGGAAACATTTCAACACAGCTTATGCTGAAAGACATTAGAACAAATGACAACTAA
- a CDS encoding HopJ type III effector protein has translation MSIQAFLEKVKQTPTQITFPETIAVIEENYNFTPTAFQNGTQHNAAGENSGSCKLFSFAKLQNLSKEETLSCFGAFYFEEVLGDPNGANHQNIRNFINLGWDGIQFEGNALEAK, from the coding sequence ATGAGCATACAAGCCTTTTTAGAAAAAGTAAAACAAACTCCGACACAAATAACATTTCCAGAAACTATTGCAGTAATTGAGGAAAACTACAATTTTACTCCAACAGCTTTTCAAAACGGAACGCAACATAATGCAGCCGGAGAAAATTCAGGTTCTTGTAAATTATTTTCGTTCGCGAAATTGCAAAACTTAAGCAAAGAAGAAACTTTATCGTGTTTTGGAGCATTTTATTTTGAAGAAGTTTTAGGAGATCCAAATGGAGCAAATCATCAAAACATTAGAAATTTCATCAACTTAGGTTGGGACGGAATTCAGTTTGAAGGAAATGCTTTAGAAGCGAAATAA
- the rsmI gene encoding 16S rRNA (cytidine(1402)-2'-O)-methyltransferase: MSKLYIVPTPIGNLEDMTFRAIRVLKEVDLILAEDTRTSGKLLKHFEIGTHMHSHHMHNEHKTTENLIARLKAGENIALISDAGTPAISDPGFLLTRACVENKIEVECLPGATAFVPALVNSGLPNDKFVFEGFLPDKKGRQTRFLTLAEETRTMILYVSPHKLVKTLAEFVQYFGEDRQVCVSRELSKLHEENVRGTAKEVLAHFEKTAPRGEIVVVVAGKTIEKEAKKSKYSKDEEED; this comes from the coding sequence ATGTCAAAATTATACATCGTTCCAACGCCAATTGGCAATCTTGAAGATATGACTTTCAGAGCCATTCGGGTTTTGAAAGAAGTCGATTTGATTTTGGCGGAAGATACCCGAACAAGCGGAAAATTACTGAAGCATTTTGAAATTGGCACGCACATGCACAGCCATCATATGCACAACGAGCACAAAACAACCGAAAATCTAATTGCACGTTTGAAAGCTGGCGAAAACATTGCTTTGATTTCTGACGCCGGAACTCCGGCAATTTCAGATCCAGGATTTTTATTGACTCGCGCTTGTGTCGAAAATAAAATTGAAGTAGAATGTCTTCCAGGCGCAACAGCTTTTGTTCCGGCTCTTGTAAACAGCGGATTACCAAATGATAAATTTGTCTTTGAAGGTTTTCTTCCTGATAAAAAAGGGCGTCAAACTCGTTTTTTGACTTTAGCCGAAGAAACCCGAACGATGATTTTATACGTTTCTCCGCATAAACTCGTTAAAACTTTAGCCGAATTTGTTCAGTATTTTGGAGAAGACCGACAAGTTTGCGTTTCAAGAGAATTATCAAAATTGCACGAAGAAAACGTGCGTGGAACGGCAAAAGAAGTTTTAGCACATTTTGAAAAAACCGCACCACGAGGCGAAATCGTCGTTGTCGTCGCAGGAAAAACAATAGAAAAAGAAGCCAAGAAAAGTAAGTATTCTAAGGATGAAGAAGAGGATTAA